The Rhodospirillaceae bacterium region GCATGGGCAAAACCCAAAAGGATAATGCCGTGGTGTGCCCCGACCTCGCCCGAGAAAATATCTTCAAAGATGCTTTCCCCCGCTTCTGCGAGCCCCGTAAGAAGCAGAACAATACCGACAACGGCTTCAAAATAGGGGTTACGGGCAAAACGTTCAATTTTCTGAATAATGCTGTGCATAAGGCCTCCTTCATATCCAAAGCACGTGTCAGGGCAAAGGATTAAGAAGAATGTCCTTCAGCCCATAAAATCAATTGGCGCGGTCAACTGCCATCACCCCTGCATTTCGCTGTCATCAGTTGAACCGAATGAGTCATCCGGTCAACATCGGTAAACACCAATGAACCAACGGTGATCTTTTCAAGAATGGAAACGGCATATTTTTCCATTTTAACGATGGTATTAACAACGGAAATACGAATATCGACGGGCCAGTTGCCATTGGCGAAGGCAATGCTATCGATGGAAATATCGAAGCCACCCCCTGAATCCACCTCGATGTCAGCATCCGGGTTCGTCAATTGAATACAGGCGAGAAAATCGTAGATTCGCATCAATGTTTCATGATCCGTTTCCTTAACGTAGACATGGTCATTGGCAACACCATAGTCTCGCAAATCACTGACCACATCTGACGTCTTGTTAAATTTTTCGACCGCCGCTTTCATGTTTTCAGAAACGCCCCAGTCATATTCATTCGCTGCTTCCGCCCCCCCAAAGGGAAGGGCGGAAGCTAAAACGAACAGGAACGCAAAACGAATCATCGTTCGCATTTTTCCAGCCTCCTAGTAGTAGATGAACTGGATCGTGCGTTGGATCATCCGCTCGAGACGTCCGGGGTAATCCCACTTTTCCATTTTCACATCACCGGAACGGAATTCCTTGAAAAACTTTCCGTTCCTTAAGTGGTAGAGCACGGAATCAACGGTGGAAGCCGGGCGGAACCAGTCATCACGGTTTTGAAGTTCTTTCAGGTTTTCCTGCTTGGAACCTTTATCAGAAGTCACCGCCTTATCAATTTTATCGGTGCCATCTTCAAAAGTGTAACGAGCTTCCCGGGGGGTCAGCAGGATCAACACTGATTTCGTAAAGTCCAGAGTGGCTTCGTTGGAAAACAGGTACTGAACAATGGGAATATCCTGCAATAGCGGGACACCATCGCGCACGACTTCTGTTTCCTTTTCACTCAAACCGCTAAGCACGAGGGTTTGGCCGAACTTCAGGGCGACATTGGCCGTGACCAGTGTTTTGCTTGTCTGGGCAAAGTTGGCGAACGAGGTGTTACTAGATTGTCCCTCAACAAAGGCCCGTGCCGCTGAAACATTCAATTCGACAGCGTCGTTGTTCAGGAATTTTGGTGTTACATCCAGTTTAATACCAACCGGAATATCCGTAACCGAGCCTTCGCTGCCAGCGGCACCAGCCAGGGCAATGTGCCAAATGGCGCCTGAGAAAAATTCTGACTTCTTTCCGTCCAGTGAAATCAGGGTAGGTCGTGCGAGGACTTCATTACGATCGTTGACATCGTTGAAAATATTCATCGAATATGTCGTCCTGATGAACGTCAACGTCGGGGTCCAGGCGACAGAATTAACACGCGTCGTCGCGTCGTTATTCAGGGAAGTAGTTTTATTATAAATAACCGAACCGCCAAGTGTCGTCTGCAGCCCGTTTAATAAGTTTACACCCTTGTTCGTTGCCACACGTTCTTCGGTTCGAATGATGACAACATCAACCAGGACCATTCTTTTCGTTGAAGCCTTACTGCTGCTCGAAGATCCGGAGCTATCGTTGCTGTCAACTTTCACCCCTTCAGTGGTAGCGGCTGAACCGAAAATATCGGATGTTGATTGCGCTAACTGAAGGTAGGACTTTTTCTCATGGAAACGTCCCCATTCGCCCATCCTGGTGCCCAGGTGAGTTTTGCGAAATGAGTCCTTGCCCTTGGTTTGGTGATTATAGATAGCCAGGTCCACATTGGCCTCACTCAACTTACCCGATGCGGCTTTTATCATGGCGCTGTCGTAGGTGATGTCCGGATCGTCTGGTTTTATCTGGGCCGCCTTGGTAATGGATTCCAATGCCGTCTTCAGGTCTTGTGCATGGTAAGACGCCGTCGCCAGTGCGCGCAGGAACTCCGGATTGTCCGGGGCGTAAAGAAGGGTGTAGGCAAAGGCGTCCTGGGCCTCGCGGTAGCGCTGTTCCTTAAACGTGATTTGTCCCAACTGGTAAGCAGCCCAGTAATTACTGGGATCGTATTGAAGGGCCAGCCCATAACCGACCTTAGCCATTTCGATCTGCGATGAATCACCGGCTTCGGAACGAAGATGGTAGGTTAGTGCATTGAGAAAATGCAGGTGGGCATCGGCCGGGTCAAATTTAAGGGCCTTGTTGAAAGCCTTGTTGGCGATCAGGAAATCTTTTTTATCAAGCGCCGTAAGCCCGGCCCTGATGAACGGATCGCTTAGTCGGTCTGATTTGACTTCCTTGACCATGGACGCCAGGTTTCCGGAACCCCCATCCCGGTAATCAGCAACGTCCGTTGCCGTCGTACTACAGGCGCTCAAAAAGCCTGTAGCGACAACGACAGCGAGCTTAAATAAATGACGTATGGACATTTTGCCCCTCCCTTTATTGGTGCGAATCAAGTTTAACATGTTTACGTTCCCTTTCATTTTATCATTCCCTCGAAAATTCTTATAACTCAACGCCAGGAAATCACCTTGGCGTCGCCATGTTCAATCGACATCATCTGATTGGCCTGGACCGTGATCCATGGGCCCCATTCCCTGCCCGGCGACTGGGTCCTGACCTGGGCCTGCTTGGCTTCACCCAGTCCAAAGTGAAGCGCGCCCCACTGGCCGCCGGCATGACCGCCGCCGATGGTTACTTCCCGGCGCTGTACATGCTCACCCGTCTTCACTTCGACCCAGCTACCAACGGCCTTTGACCCCAGTCCAAGTTTCAGCCAGTTACCAATACCAGCGCTGACATTGCGCCAAATTTCAGCGGTGTGATTGCGATTGGAAACAACAAGGTCAAGTTTGCCATCGTCGTTCAAATCAACAAGTGAGCCACCCCGTCCTGTCTTGAAACTGAGCACCCCGGCTTCCTCGGCCCCTTCCTTGAAGGTGCCGTCGGCCCGCGCAATAAGCAGATTATTCGGGTCAGCATCAGCGGCGAAGTTGCCTGCCTCGACCTTTCCTTTGACGACCAGAAGGTCCGCCCGGCCATCGTTGTTTACGTCGCCGAATTCCGCATGCCAACCGGTCGACGCCCTGGTGTCACCACCGGCAAAAGGTTGCCCTGCAACGATGTTAAACGCCTTGGCCTTGTCTTGATAATGCGGCTTGGAAGCACCATCTGCGAGAACTTCAAAGCGATTGTCGGTAATATTGGTCAGGTAGTATTCAGGATAGCCATCACCGGTGACATCGTGGGCGGCAATGCCCATGCCCCAAATTTTAACTTCCTGCCAGCCTTCCTCACGAGGGTAGAGCTTTGGCCCATTTTCGGAAAACTGGAAAAGCTGCTCTTCACCAAAGCGGTAAAATTCCATATCGTTGGAGACCCGCAGGTCCGCAACGCCGTCCCGGTTCCAGTCGGAAAATAACATGGATAAAGCACAGTGGCCGGGCGTCAACGCTTCAAGGGGGGCGAACCCGTCGCCTTTTTTGTTGGGGCGATAAAGGTGATTATCATCGCAATCGCCGTAGCCCATTGTGATGGTGCCACGGTCCAGAAAATTGCCGACAACCATGGTTGGCCAGGTTTGTCCTGCTTCCCAGGTGGCGGAAAAGGCTGACGACCAGGCATTACCGCCATCAAAGTTCCAGTCTTCGTT contains the following coding sequences:
- a CDS encoding tetratricopeptide repeat protein; the protein is MSIRHLFKLAVVVATGFLSACSTTATDVADYRDGGSGNLASMVKEVKSDRLSDPFIRAGLTALDKKDFLIANKAFNKALKFDPADAHLHFLNALTYHLRSEAGDSSQIEMAKVGYGLALQYDPSNYWAAYQLGQITFKEQRYREAQDAFAYTLLYAPDNPEFLRALATASYHAQDLKTALESITKAAQIKPDDPDITYDSAMIKAASGKLSEANVDLAIYNHQTKGKDSFRKTHLGTRMGEWGRFHEKKSYLQLAQSTSDIFGSAATTEGVKVDSNDSSGSSSSSKASTKRMVLVDVVIIRTEERVATNKGVNLLNGLQTTLGGSVIYNKTTSLNNDATTRVNSVAWTPTLTFIRTTYSMNIFNDVNDRNEVLARPTLISLDGKKSEFFSGAIWHIALAGAAGSEGSVTDIPVGIKLDVTPKFLNNDAVELNVSAARAFVEGQSSNTSFANFAQTSKTLVTANVALKFGQTLVLSGLSEKETEVVRDGVPLLQDIPIVQYLFSNEATLDFTKSVLILLTPREARYTFEDGTDKIDKAVTSDKGSKQENLKELQNRDDWFRPASTVDSVLYHLRNGKFFKEFRSGDVKMEKWDYPGRLERMIQRTIQFIYY
- a CDS encoding VCBS repeat-containing protein, which codes for MKRILTIFAFGVALQATSAPASETPHFAAETKSSGIDVQYRGEEMTYMTGGGLAAFDCSGDGKPELFFTGGAGTSRLYKNLSRKGSALKFDIELSSGLELERNVGAYPLDVDSDGHVDLLLLRIGENILYRGQGDCTFRRANEDWNFDGGNAWSSAFSATWEAGQTWPTMVVGNFLDRGTITMGYGDCDDNHLYRPNKKGDGFAPLEALTPGHCALSMLFSDWNRDGVADLRVSNDMEFYRFGEEQLFQFSENGPKLYPREEGWQEVKIWGMGIAAHDVTGDGYPEYYLTNITDNRFEVLADGASKPHYQDKAKAFNIVAGQPFAGGDTRASTGWHAEFGDVNNDGRADLLVVKGKVEAGNFAADADPNNLLIARADGTFKEGAEEAGVLSFKTGRGGSLVDLNDDGKLDLVVSNRNHTAEIWRNVSAGIGNWLKLGLGSKAVGSWVEVKTGEHVQRREVTIGGGHAGGQWGALHFGLGEAKQAQVRTQSPGREWGPWITVQANQMMSIEHGDAKVISWR